The following proteins are co-located in the Pedobacter sp. FW305-3-2-15-E-R2A2 genome:
- a CDS encoding helix-turn-helix domain-containing protein — protein MGSNNQSNQIAEYLGTVILSGFPAVENLAALYHISISKLMRDFKSTFQTSPYLYFRRLQMEFAEEYIRSTGCSKKQMAFMLGFSNPANYTLCYNRYLRNKEEKNNHEKANDDLTERNHILISQFPLPVAMLDKNMNYLLVSKQLLSVCSLPDVDLIGKNFFDLFPGKGTDLDLLKRRVLKGEIDTLAGDYDFYIDGTLLKSTVNPWYDDVGEVGGMILFVTTY, from the coding sequence ATGGGGAGTAATAATCAAAGTAATCAAATCGCCGAGTATCTTGGTACGGTGATCCTTTCCGGATTCCCTGCTGTAGAAAATCTGGCGGCACTGTATCATATTTCTATTTCTAAATTGATGCGTGATTTTAAAAGTACGTTCCAGACGAGCCCATACCTCTATTTCAGAAGATTACAGATGGAATTTGCAGAAGAATATATTCGCAGCACAGGTTGCAGTAAGAAACAAATGGCATTTATGCTGGGCTTCTCCAACCCCGCCAATTATACTTTGTGTTACAACCGGTATTTGCGCAATAAGGAGGAGAAAAACAATCATGAAAAAGCGAATGATGACCTGACCGAAAGAAACCATATCCTGATCTCTCAATTTCCTTTACCGGTGGCGATGTTAGATAAAAACATGAATTATTTATTGGTTTCGAAACAATTACTCAGTGTCTGTAGTTTACCTGATGTTGATTTGATTGGTAAAAACTTCTTTGACCTTTTTCCAGGAAAGGGTACAGATCTGGACCTTTTAAAACGAAGGGTTTTAAAAGGAGAAATAGATACGCTGGCAGGAGATTATGATTTTTATATTGATGGAACTTTATTGAAAAGCACGGTGAATCCCTGGTATGATGATGTGGGGGAAGTGGGAGGGATGATCCTTTTTGTAACCACTTATTGA
- a CDS encoding nucleoside-diphosphate sugar epimerase/dehydratase yields MKKILFCEKVYSRWIILLIDQVIVSVSFVLSLVILEKGNYRDVFDHHELRYLCLYHLISVLAFVMMRIHTGIIRYSSVEDIFRVFKAVLLTSIFFILVSYLVLKPYFDFDSQRFLSTLVINFFISASVLIALRISVKQLFHYLKDLRIVAKEVLLIYGVDRSSLLIKQGLDAASEKNFEVLGFVADHADLIHKHLEQKKVYGSWRIPELKKKYGVEKMIVMEDCKDIEGRKLAIEKCMECGIRVISVPASNHWLKGKLKLSQLPDLKIEDLLQREPIHMDGANVIAGLCGKRVLVTGAAGSIGSEIIRQILKCHPEQLILCDQAESPLHEMQLEIEDRFPGSSCKFMIINIQNYGRLKHMFETCRPEVIFHAAALKHVPMMEHNPSEAILTNVLGTKNLADLAVEYQVEKFIMISTDKAVKPTNVMGASKRIAEMYIQSLQNYQEERLHQTRFITTRFGNVLGSNGSVVPRFRAQIEMGGPVTVTDPEVTRYFMTIPEAVQLVLEASVMGNGGEIYIFDMGEPVKILNLAINMIKLAGFLPYTDIKICFVGLRAGEKLYEELLNKTEKVIPTYHEKIKISTVIDYPYEYIERKINELLALSQLNDNQQTVWKMQEIIPEYVSSNADYQGMEVLKEVESTLMNVRVEPDI; encoded by the coding sequence ATGAAAAAGATTCTATTTTGCGAAAAAGTATACTCCAGGTGGATTATTTTATTAATTGATCAGGTCATCGTAAGTGTTTCCTTTGTGCTGTCTCTGGTCATTCTGGAAAAGGGAAATTATAGGGATGTATTTGACCACCATGAATTGCGCTACCTGTGCTTATATCACCTCATTTCTGTGCTGGCATTTGTCATGATGAGAATTCATACCGGGATCATCAGGTATTCCAGTGTAGAAGATATTTTCCGTGTATTTAAGGCCGTACTGTTAACCAGTATTTTTTTTATACTGGTCAGTTATCTAGTTTTAAAGCCGTATTTTGATTTTGACAGTCAGCGGTTTCTTTCCACGCTGGTCATTAACTTTTTCATTTCTGCCTCGGTTCTGATTGCGCTTAGGATCAGCGTAAAACAACTTTTTCATTACCTCAAAGACCTGCGGATTGTGGCTAAAGAAGTCTTGTTGATATATGGGGTAGACCGTTCTTCTCTGCTCATTAAACAGGGGCTTGATGCGGCTTCAGAAAAGAATTTTGAAGTGCTGGGCTTTGTGGCTGACCATGCGGACCTGATCCACAAACATCTGGAGCAAAAAAAGGTCTATGGTTCCTGGAGGATTCCTGAACTGAAGAAAAAGTACGGGGTAGAGAAAATGATTGTGATGGAGGATTGTAAAGACATAGAAGGGCGGAAACTGGCGATAGAAAAATGTATGGAATGTGGGATAAGGGTGATTTCTGTTCCCGCCTCTAACCACTGGTTAAAAGGGAAATTAAAGCTCAGTCAGCTTCCGGATTTGAAGATCGAGGATTTGCTGCAGCGTGAACCCATTCATATGGATGGTGCAAATGTAATTGCCGGGCTTTGTGGTAAAAGAGTGCTCGTGACCGGGGCCGCCGGTTCCATTGGATCTGAAATTATACGGCAGATCCTGAAATGTCATCCCGAACAGCTGATTTTATGTGACCAGGCAGAGAGCCCGCTTCATGAAATGCAGCTGGAAATTGAGGATCGTTTTCCCGGTAGTTCCTGTAAATTTATGATCATCAACATTCAGAATTACGGCCGGCTGAAACATATGTTTGAGACCTGCAGGCCGGAGGTTATCTTTCATGCTGCTGCACTAAAACACGTCCCAATGATGGAACATAACCCTTCAGAGGCGATTTTGACCAATGTTTTGGGGACAAAAAACCTGGCAGATCTGGCTGTTGAGTATCAGGTTGAAAAGTTCATTATGATTTCTACGGATAAAGCCGTGAAGCCAACGAATGTCATGGGTGCATCCAAAAGAATTGCAGAAATGTACATTCAGTCGCTCCAGAATTACCAGGAAGAACGTTTGCATCAAACGCGGTTTATTACGACCCGGTTTGGGAATGTACTGGGGTCAAATGGGTCAGTTGTTCCACGATTTAGGGCTCAAATTGAAATGGGGGGGCCGGTGACGGTTACTGATCCTGAGGTGACCAGGTATTTTATGACCATTCCCGAAGCAGTACAATTGGTTTTAGAAGCTTCTGTTATGGGGAATGGTGGGGAGATCTATATTTTCGATATGGGTGAACCGGTTAAAATTCTGAATCTGGCAATAAATATGATAAAGTTAGCTGGGTTTTTGCCGTATACCGATATAAAAATTTGTTTTGTGGGACTGAGGGCGGGGGAAAAATTGTATGAGGAACTGTTGAATAAAACAGAGAAAGTGATCCCCACTTACCATGAAAAAATAAAGATATCAACGGTGATTGATTATCCTTATGAATATATAGAGAGAAAAATCAACGAGCTGCTGGCGCTGAGCCAATTGAATGATAACCAGCAGACGGTTTGGAAAATGCAGGAAATTATCCCTGAGTATGTGAGTAGTAATGCAGATTATCAGGGTATGGAAGTGTTGAAAGAGGTGGAAAGTACTTTGATGAATGTGCGTGTGGAACCAGATATTTGA
- a CDS encoding GNAT family N-acetyltransferase gives MKAPVFLRPLVIADAMTSFQWRNNPEVWKFTPFRPSAPITAEMETKWLSEILLREDQKRFAICLTDTERYIGNVQLINIADGVAEFHLFIAEMDCWGKGIGSQATSLILDYGFNTLHLDKILLDVNPENSGAVAIYKKLGFKETGHEEGFIRMELHRNEDKPAAEGSSYTITLAEEAKWKSLVKQALKYDFYHSWTYHSLDNSAGKAVLFVYEEGADFIGIPLIKRNIPDAAYHDMSSVYGYCGPISNRDFKNLTAEFIAGFKRSFLDFLKEEQVVTVFSRLNPFLDQSALVECFGGLADNGKVVVFDLSLSLEVQQQNYHGGVMRKIRKLREKGYYVKEANTDEDIRNFVSIYTLNMLRVDASETYYFDEAYFKLLLHTDEFDARLIFVYDKDDYPVCGAVIVLTNGIMQAHLLGTRAAYLADSPAKLLTEEITILGRKLGARYYNLGGGLGFKEDSLFLWKTNFSSLTFDYQTWRFVADQEAYTALILQQEIEPQTEVDFFPLYRLQAHKV, from the coding sequence AAATTTACTCCTTTCAGGCCCAGCGCTCCAATTACTGCGGAGATGGAGACCAAATGGTTAAGTGAGATCCTGCTGCGGGAGGATCAGAAAAGATTTGCGATTTGCCTGACTGACACAGAAAGGTATATTGGCAATGTTCAGCTGATCAATATCGCAGATGGAGTGGCCGAATTTCACCTTTTTATTGCGGAAATGGACTGCTGGGGAAAGGGAATTGGCAGTCAGGCGACGTCATTGATCCTTGACTATGGCTTTAATACCCTTCATCTGGATAAGATCCTGCTGGATGTAAACCCGGAAAACTCCGGCGCAGTTGCCATTTACAAGAAACTGGGTTTTAAAGAGACTGGGCATGAAGAGGGGTTTATCCGGATGGAATTGCACAGAAATGAGGATAAGCCGGCAGCGGAGGGGAGCTCTTATACCATTACTCTGGCGGAGGAAGCGAAATGGAAAAGTTTGGTTAAGCAGGCTTTAAAATATGATTTCTACCATTCCTGGACGTATCATTCATTGGACAACAGTGCCGGAAAGGCAGTCCTGTTCGTCTATGAAGAGGGGGCTGATTTTATAGGCATTCCGTTGATAAAAAGAAATATACCGGATGCTGCATACCATGATATGAGTTCTGTTTATGGGTATTGCGGTCCGATTTCGAACCGGGATTTTAAGAATTTAACTGCTGAATTTATCGCAGGTTTTAAGCGTTCTTTTTTGGATTTTCTAAAGGAGGAACAGGTCGTAACCGTCTTTTCAAGGTTAAATCCTTTTCTTGACCAGTCGGCATTGGTGGAATGTTTTGGAGGCCTGGCCGACAATGGAAAGGTGGTGGTGTTTGACCTCAGTCTTTCTTTGGAAGTACAGCAGCAGAACTATCATGGAGGAGTAATGAGGAAGATCAGGAAACTAAGGGAAAAGGGATATTATGTAAAGGAGGCCAATACCGACGAAGACATCCGAAATTTCGTCTCGATATACACCTTAAATATGCTTCGGGTAGATGCTTCAGAAACGTATTATTTTGATGAAGCCTATTTCAAACTCTTGCTTCATACAGATGAATTTGATGCCCGGCTGATCTTTGTGTATGATAAGGATGATTATCCGGTCTGCGGTGCCGTTATAGTCTTGACAAACGGAATCATGCAGGCACATTTATTAGGCACAAGAGCTGCTTATCTCGCCGATTCTCCGGCAAAACTGTTAACAGAAGAGATCACCATTCTCGGCCGGAAGCTGGGGGCAAGATATTATAATTTAGGCGGCGGACTCGGGTTTAAAGAAGATTCTTTATTTCTGTGGAAGACCAATTTTTCCAGCCTGACATTTGACTACCAAACCTGGCGTTTTGTGGCCGACCAGGAGGCTTACACCGCATTGATACTTCAGCAGGAGATTGAGCCTCAAACCGAAGTTGATTTTTTTCCGCTATACCGCTTGCAGGCGCATAAGGTATAG